Part of the Natrialbaceae archaeon AArc-T1-2 genome, AGTTCAGGCTTTGAACGCCACTAACGCTTTGTGAAACTCTCCCGTCGGACAGATGCTTTGATACACTATCACCGGGAACGTCCGCCGGTGAATGTATCAGCCGTTCTGTCCGGCGGTATCGTTGTCGGAGTCGAACAGTCGCGTGAGGCGGTCGCAGTCTCAGACTGAGCTCGTAGCGCGGTCGAACCCCTCGAGGACGCCCTGGCCGTCCGTGTGACCGATGTCCGGAAGGGCGACCCGCTCTGGGTGGGGCATCAACACTGCGACGGTCTCGCGGTCGCCGAGGACGCCGGCGACGTTTTGCTTCGAGCCGTTGGGGTTTGCCTCCTCGGTGAGAGTGCCGTCTTCCTCACAGTACCGAAAGAGGATCCGATCCTCGGCCTCGAGTTCCTCGAGGCGGTCGTCGGCGACCTCGTAGCGCCCTTCGCCGTGGGCGATCGGGAGCTCGATGACCTCGCCTTCCTCGTAGGCTTCGGTCCAGGGCGTGTCGGCGCGTTCGACCCGGACGGTGACCCGTTCACACTGAAAGCGTGCGCTCTCGTTGGTCGTGAACGCGCCCTCGGTCAGTTCGGACTCACAGCCGATCTGTGCGCCGTTGCAGACGCCCAGCACGGGGACGCCGTCCTCGGCGGCCTCGCGAACGTCCTCCATAATCGGGGAGTGAGCGGCCATCGCGCCAGCGCGCAGGTAGTCGCCGTAGGAGAATCCCCCGGGGAGCATGATTCCCGTGGTGCCTTCGGGGAGGCCGTCTTCGTGCCAGACGATCTCGGCGTCGACGTCCAGCGCTGTGAGGGCACGTTCGGCGTCTCTGTCACAGTTCGATCCACCGAAACGGACGATTGCGACCGTCATCTACCGTTCGGTGACCTCCACGTCGTAGTCGTGGATGGTCGGGTTCGCCAGCAGTCGTTCGGCCATCTCGTCGGCGCGGTCGCGTGCTCGCTGGGCCGACTCGGCCTCGAGGTCGACCTCGAAACGATCTGCCGAGCGAAGATCCTCGAGTTCGAACCCCAGCCGCTCGAGGGCGCGCTGGGTCGTCTCGGCCTCGGGATCGAGGACGCCGCGTTTGAGTCGAACCGTCACCGTCGCGGTGTAGGCGGTCATTACGTGAAACCCCGCATCCGTGCTCAAAAACGCTTTCGCCTTCGGCTTGTGATGCACGTTCGTGGATAGGCCGCTCGAGGTCTCACACGGACCGCTGTACGTCTGTCCCGGCGCACCCGCGACCGGTCTGCGGGTACACCGGGACAGCGGTACAGCAATCCGTATCACGCCGACGGGACGGGATCCAGCGGCTCCCGGAGCGCCCAGCTGTCGGTCGTCGGCTCGAGCCGGTGGGGCTCTGCGCCGCGGTCGGCGAGAACGCCGCTGTGATACAGCATCGCCTTCAGCTGGAACACGGTGGGGGCGTGAAAGACGGTCCCGTCCGCGAGTGCGTCCGACCGGAGCGTTCCGTCGGCTTCGAGCACCCGGCTGCGGACGTCTTCGCTCCCGCGGACGAACAGTTCGACGGCGAACGTCGGATGCTGGACGTGAAGCCACTCGAGGAGGTCGACGAGCGACGGCTCGGTGATCCCCTCCTCGGACATCGCCTGGAGTTCCCCGACGAGCAGCTGTGTCGCCGGGTACGCCCAGACGACGCGTCGCGTCAGGACGCCCCATTCGGGCGCGAGTTCGCAAAAGCGCGTTCGCGAACCCTGCCAGTCCTCGAACGCCTGCAAGGCGGCG contains:
- the purQ gene encoding phosphoribosylformylglycinamidine synthase I, translated to MTVAIVRFGGSNCDRDAERALTALDVDAEIVWHEDGLPEGTTGIMLPGGFSYGDYLRAGAMAAHSPIMEDVREAAEDGVPVLGVCNGAQIGCESELTEGAFTTNESARFQCERVTVRVERADTPWTEAYEEGEVIELPIAHGEGRYEVADDRLEELEAEDRILFRYCEEDGTLTEEANPNGSKQNVAGVLGDRETVAVLMPHPERVALPDIGHTDGQGVLEGFDRATSSV
- the purS gene encoding phosphoribosylformylglycinamidine synthase subunit PurS; its protein translation is MTAYTATVTVRLKRGVLDPEAETTQRALERLGFELEDLRSADRFEVDLEAESAQRARDRADEMAERLLANPTIHDYDVEVTER